In the Thauera sedimentorum genome, one interval contains:
- a CDS encoding transporter substrate-binding domain-containing diguanylate cyclase, whose amino-acid sequence MPPRPPSAFLSILRGLSWAVFACMLMPAAWALELDAAARAYLAATPQVTVGVISDNEPYSSVGSGGAAGFSIDVLEEVAARTGLQFRYRAGSWPEIYPAFLRGEIDVIDEISFREDRAQRMLFTAPYHYRQTAVMHDVGRPLAAPDGLAELKARRVGVVRDIYYKSALQASGAQLVEYDGLPSLIRALAFGWVDAIVGPEVTLRFLARQAGYGHLAIAGGVDMGGLEVEDFRLAVLRGNETLHRILEAGLAEVPPERLADLLESWQEYGGQALRATKSFRPNEQQAAYVRRLGPVRVGVMRDYAPFSFVDGGKVQGLAVDVLERVADLSGLQVVTVADRWTVLFDLFQRGEIDIIANISDHPSRREFTRFTAPYHVIPNVVFTRDPGLVVERPEDLNGLRIALGAEVFYEGAVKQRYGDAAVGFSAQSSMFQALAEGSVDVVLAALPNGQHWVRELGLTDVRVAGELRMPGVEGEDLRFGVRPALEPLARILDDALAAISPTERRTIENRWLGASAARGGASDAKVTFSAAERDWLAARGAPLRVCAAPSGMPLEGFDQHGRYSGVAGDFVALFEERSGVGFEFVRLPNRQAALAAARAGDCDLLPMLMQDAGRQAYLDFTTPYYTVPVVLLARIEAPFVDSLAELDEAAVAVMSGHASLDLLRTRYPRLRFVEVASEVEGLRRVQRGELYGYVGTLLSAGHYLQELGLADIKVVARVPGDMALAVATRKDEPLLAAVAQKWVDSLGDEDRRRIEARWRAVRLEQRVDYALLWQVAGAAALVLGLLFVWNRKLGVLNRRLEEANGALARMAVTDGLTGVGNRKYFDAHFENTFRRCQRHGLRFVVAMVDVDHFKRINDSYGHQVGDDCLQALGACLRGHLRRGDDHVARFGGEEFVVFSLAAADEDVAAWLETLRQRVAALEVPAGDEVVRFTVSVGVADGVPADGARAADYLARADQALYEAKRAGRNRCVRAPLAD is encoded by the coding sequence ATGCCTCCTCGCCCGCCGTCAGCATTCCTGAGCATCCTGCGCGGGCTGTCATGGGCGGTGTTCGCCTGCATGCTGATGCCCGCCGCGTGGGCGCTCGAGCTCGATGCCGCGGCGCGCGCCTATCTGGCTGCCACGCCGCAGGTCACGGTCGGGGTGATCTCCGACAACGAACCGTATTCCTCGGTCGGCAGCGGCGGCGCCGCGGGTTTCTCCATCGACGTGCTGGAAGAGGTCGCCGCCCGTACCGGGCTGCAGTTCCGTTATCGCGCGGGCAGCTGGCCGGAGATCTACCCGGCCTTCCTGCGCGGCGAGATCGACGTCATCGACGAGATCTCCTTCCGCGAGGACCGCGCGCAGCGGATGCTGTTCACCGCGCCCTATCACTATCGACAGACCGCGGTGATGCACGACGTCGGCCGTCCGCTGGCCGCGCCCGACGGCTTGGCCGAGCTGAAGGCCCGCCGCGTCGGCGTGGTGCGCGACATCTATTACAAGAGCGCGCTGCAGGCGAGCGGCGCGCAGCTCGTCGAGTACGACGGCCTGCCCAGCCTGATCCGCGCACTGGCCTTCGGCTGGGTGGATGCCATCGTCGGGCCGGAGGTCACCCTGCGCTTTCTCGCCAGGCAGGCGGGCTACGGCCACCTGGCCATCGCGGGCGGTGTCGACATGGGCGGGCTGGAGGTGGAGGACTTCCGCCTCGCCGTGCTGCGCGGCAACGAAACCCTGCACCGCATCCTGGAGGCCGGGCTGGCCGAGGTTCCCCCGGAGCGCCTGGCCGACTTGCTGGAGAGCTGGCAGGAGTATGGCGGCCAGGCGCTGCGGGCGACGAAGAGCTTCCGTCCCAACGAGCAGCAGGCCGCCTACGTGCGCCGCCTGGGGCCGGTGCGGGTGGGCGTGATGCGCGACTACGCGCCCTTCAGCTTCGTCGACGGCGGCAAGGTGCAGGGGCTCGCCGTGGACGTGCTGGAGCGCGTGGCGGACCTGAGCGGCCTGCAGGTGGTGACCGTGGCCGACCGCTGGACGGTGCTGTTCGATCTCTTCCAGCGCGGCGAGATCGACATCATCGCCAACATCTCGGATCACCCGTCGCGGCGCGAGTTCACCCGCTTCACCGCGCCCTACCACGTCATTCCCAACGTGGTGTTCACCCGCGATCCGGGGCTGGTCGTGGAGCGGCCCGAGGATCTGAACGGACTGCGCATCGCCCTGGGCGCCGAAGTGTTCTACGAGGGCGCGGTCAAGCAGCGCTACGGCGATGCGGCGGTGGGCTTCTCCGCGCAGTCGTCGATGTTCCAGGCGCTCGCCGAAGGCAGCGTAGACGTGGTGCTCGCGGCCCTGCCCAACGGCCAGCACTGGGTGCGCGAGCTGGGCCTGACCGACGTACGGGTTGCCGGGGAGCTGCGCATGCCCGGGGTGGAGGGCGAGGATCTGCGCTTCGGGGTGCGTCCGGCGCTGGAGCCGCTGGCGCGCATCCTCGACGACGCACTGGCGGCGATCTCGCCGACCGAGCGGCGCACCATCGAGAACCGCTGGCTGGGGGCCAGTGCGGCGCGTGGCGGCGCGTCCGATGCCAAGGTGACGTTCAGCGCCGCCGAGCGGGACTGGCTGGCCGCCCGCGGTGCACCGCTGAGGGTCTGTGCCGCACCCTCCGGGATGCCGCTGGAGGGCTTCGACCAGCACGGGCGCTACAGCGGGGTCGCCGGCGATTTCGTCGCGCTGTTCGAGGAGCGCAGCGGGGTCGGCTTCGAGTTCGTGCGGCTGCCCAACCGCCAGGCCGCGCTGGCCGCCGCGCGGGCCGGCGACTGCGACCTGCTGCCCATGCTCATGCAGGACGCCGGGCGGCAGGCCTACCTCGACTTCACGACGCCCTATTACACCGTGCCGGTGGTGCTGCTGGCGCGCATCGAGGCGCCCTTCGTCGACAGCCTGGCCGAGCTCGACGAGGCGGCGGTGGCGGTGATGAGCGGGCACGCCTCGCTGGACCTGCTCAGGACGCGCTACCCGCGCCTGCGTTTCGTCGAGGTGGCCAGCGAGGTCGAGGGTCTGCGCCGGGTGCAGCGTGGCGAGCTGTATGGCTATGTGGGCACCCTGCTGTCCGCCGGGCACTATCTGCAGGAACTCGGCCTGGCCGACATCAAGGTGGTGGCGCGGGTGCCGGGCGACATGGCGCTGGCGGTGGCCACGCGCAAGGACGAACCGCTGCTTGCCGCGGTGGCGCAGAAATGGGTGGACAGCCTGGGCGACGAGGACCGCCGCCGGATCGAGGCGCGCTGGCGCGCGGTGCGCCTGGAGCAGCGGGTCGACTACGCGCTGCTGTGGCAGGTGGCCGGCGCGGCGGCGCTGGTGCTGGGGCTGTTGTTCGTGTGGAACCGCAAGCTGGGCGTGCTCAACCGCCGGCTGGAGGAGGCCAATGGCGCGCTGGCGCGGATGGCGGTGACCGACGGCCTGACCGGGGTGGGCAACCGCAAGTACTTCGATGCGCACTTCGAGAACACCTTCCGGCGCTGTCAGCGTCACGGCCTGCGTTTCGTCGTGGCGATGGTGGACGTGGACCACTTCAAGCGCATCAACGACTCCTACGGGCACCAGGTCGGGGACGATTGCCTGCAGGCGCTGGGCGCCTGCCTGCGCGGCCACCTGCGCCGTGGCGACGATCACGTGGCGCGCTTCGGTGGGGAGGAGTTCGTGGTGTTCAGCCTTGCGGCCGCGGACGAGGATGTGGCGGCCTGGCTGGAGACCCTGCGCCAGCGCGTGGCGGCCCTGGAAGTGCCGGCGGGCGATGAGGTGGTGCGTTTCACCGTGAGCGTGGGCGTGGCCGACGGCGTGCCGGCGGACGGCGCGCGGGCGGCCGACTATCTGGCGCGCGCCGACCAGGCCTTGTACGAGGCCAAGCGCGCGGGGCGCAACCGCTGCGTGCGCGCGCCGCTCGCGGACTGA
- the tgt gene encoding tRNA guanosine(34) transglycosylase Tgt → MQFELLATSGGARRGRLTLNHGVVETPVFMPVGTYGTVKAMTPDMLAGIGAQICLGNTFHLWLRPGLEVIAAHGGLHRFMAWDKPILTDSGGFQVFSLGALRKISEEGVKFASPIDGARLFLTPEISMQIQTVLDSDVVMIFDECTPYPATRDEAAKSMRLSQRWARRSRDEFDRLQNGNALFGIVQGGMYEDLRDESLAALEDIGFHGFAIGGLSVGEPKEDMQRILAHTAPRLPAGKPRYLMGVGTPEDIVEGVANGIDMFDCVMPTRNARNGWLFTRYGDLKIKNAIHKADTRPLDPSCDCYTCRNFSRAYLHHLHRTGEILGSMLNTIHNLRYYQTLTAELREAIATDQFKEYVARFRSERATGTA, encoded by the coding sequence ATGCAGTTTGAGCTTCTCGCCACCTCAGGCGGCGCGCGCCGCGGCCGCCTCACCCTGAACCACGGCGTCGTCGAGACCCCGGTCTTCATGCCGGTGGGCACCTACGGCACGGTGAAGGCGATGACCCCCGACATGCTGGCCGGCATCGGCGCGCAGATCTGCCTGGGCAACACCTTCCACCTGTGGCTGCGCCCGGGCCTGGAGGTGATCGCCGCGCACGGCGGGCTGCACCGCTTCATGGCCTGGGACAAGCCCATCCTCACCGACTCGGGCGGCTTCCAGGTATTCAGCCTCGGCGCGCTGCGCAAGATCAGCGAAGAAGGGGTGAAGTTCGCCAGCCCGATCGACGGCGCGCGGCTCTTCCTCACCCCGGAAATCTCCATGCAGATCCAGACCGTGCTGGATTCCGACGTGGTGATGATCTTCGACGAATGCACGCCCTACCCCGCCACCCGCGACGAAGCCGCCAAGTCCATGCGCCTGTCGCAGCGCTGGGCGCGACGCTCGCGCGACGAGTTCGACCGCCTGCAGAACGGCAACGCGCTGTTCGGCATCGTGCAGGGCGGCATGTACGAGGACCTGCGCGACGAATCGCTGGCCGCGCTGGAAGATATCGGCTTCCACGGCTTCGCCATCGGCGGGCTGTCGGTGGGCGAGCCCAAGGAGGACATGCAGCGCATCCTCGCTCACACCGCGCCGCGCCTGCCTGCGGGCAAGCCGCGGTATCTCATGGGCGTGGGCACACCGGAGGACATCGTCGAGGGCGTGGCCAACGGCATCGACATGTTCGACTGCGTGATGCCCACCCGCAACGCGCGCAACGGCTGGCTGTTCACCCGCTACGGCGACCTCAAGATCAAGAACGCCATCCACAAGGCCGACACCCGCCCGCTGGACCCCAGCTGCGACTGCTACACCTGCCGCAACTTCAGCCGCGCCTACCTGCACCACCTGCACCGCACCGGGGAGATCCTCGGCAGCATGCTCAACACCATCCACAACCTGCGCTACTACCAGACCCTGACCGCGGAACTGCGCGAGGCCATCGCCACGGACCAGTTCAAGGAGTACGTCGCGCGCTTCCGCAGCGAACGCGCCACCGGCACCGCCTGA
- a CDS encoding response regulator, with protein sequence MPASRQTGRNASTAAGMKILVVDDNREVWARLIGLLGEGPLPEIAYAADIAQARAMLERCTPELVVLETRLPDGSGLSLLNELRATRPGLPVAMFSNHPELSRHALAQGACCFFDKSLDFPELLTLLQADAPGRDAAADGAGPACCGGAQ encoded by the coding sequence TTGCCCGCCAGCCGGCAAACTGGCCGCAATGCGTCAACGGCGGCAGGCATGAAGATTCTGGTGGTGGATGACAATCGGGAAGTATGGGCGCGGCTGATCGGTCTGCTGGGGGAAGGGCCGTTGCCGGAAATCGCCTACGCCGCGGATATCGCCCAGGCGCGCGCAATGCTTGAACGCTGCACGCCGGAACTGGTGGTGCTGGAAACGCGCCTGCCCGACGGCAGCGGACTCAGCCTGCTGAACGAACTGCGCGCCACCCGCCCGGGCCTGCCGGTGGCGATGTTTTCCAATCATCCCGAGCTTTCGCGCCATGCGCTCGCCCAGGGGGCGTGTTGCTTCTTCGACAAGTCGCTCGATTTCCCCGAGCTGCTGACGCTGCTGCAGGCGGATGCGCCGGGGCGCGATGCCGCGGCGGACGGGGCGGGCCCCGCGTGTTGTGGCGGGGCGCAGTAA
- a CDS encoding histidine kinase: MPIEFDPQRLPHLPGALGALLFVVGLALALGAAFLPGSLMRVLPVAQSSGANALLALALLGAAAGLQPYRRFLCADVLALAAAALALLPLVQAMTALYPADGPWRLLLETRKAPGEAGFWPGRMSPSSSLGLLIAAACVYYLRRLRGARGVKVWLGMLTVLFAGGMVGVLGQWLDVPLLIGAAGDAVGTASGTALALLVLVLVLFRLAVGTPSIIAYFDGRPDRSVFALSAVGLLATLVVGGMLTGGLMAGVGLEGYRQALAESLRTHLLLAEAELREAGRITDEAHRRAEAGVPDWFVVPDAVAGGRGASVAVRIEPPAASASRAGGLRLPLSDRDGISLAMRGGWLIEGRRALNGGRGDLVVEMPFSAFDLLAERVAALGRSGELVVCGRQAAGGAEQCFPTRRIVHAFERDLVQARKAEPTPMARALGGESGVSEVRDYRQHRVMAAYAPLTGKVAAVLKVDVVELQAPLRQALWAGVVLVAVVALLGGAVVYRHVRPLILRLSRTERALNRAQAVAQVGSWYANARSRRIVWSDETYRIFAVPPGTQISHDVFMQAVHPDDRARVDAAWQRALGGAPYDIEHRILAGGQVRWVRERAELAFDASGAMVGATGTVEDVTERKAREAELLGSRQKLRDLAAYHEKLREEERTHIAREIHDELGQHLTALRMDAALLQLNYGEGNPGLAQKVSAMKKLIDRTIKVVRGVASSLRPAALDLGLASAAEWLVGEFRARSGVECTLELPGHEPALDDARATVVFRILQESLTNITRHAAASRVDIRIAELDGRLRLEVRDDGVGFDPAEVRERKTFGLMGIRERAMMFGGSASFISRPGEGTRLQVEMPLGEDHSRSDR, encoded by the coding sequence ATGCCGATCGAGTTTGACCCGCAGCGCCTGCCGCACCTGCCCGGTGCGCTCGGTGCGCTGCTGTTCGTGGTCGGCCTGGCGCTCGCCCTGGGCGCGGCCTTCCTGCCGGGCAGCCTGATGCGCGTGCTGCCGGTCGCGCAGTCGAGCGGCGCAAACGCCCTGCTGGCGCTTGCCCTGCTCGGCGCGGCGGCAGGGCTGCAGCCCTACCGGCGGTTCCTGTGCGCCGACGTGCTGGCCCTCGCCGCCGCCGCGCTCGCGCTCTTGCCGCTGGTGCAGGCAATGACCGCCTTGTATCCCGCCGACGGTCCCTGGCGCCTGCTGCTCGAAACGCGCAAGGCGCCCGGCGAGGCTGGCTTCTGGCCGGGCCGCATGTCTCCTTCCTCTTCCCTGGGCCTGCTGATCGCGGCCGCTTGCGTGTATTACCTGAGACGCCTGCGCGGCGCGCGCGGGGTCAAGGTCTGGCTGGGCATGCTGACCGTGCTGTTTGCCGGCGGCATGGTGGGGGTGCTCGGTCAGTGGCTGGACGTGCCGCTGCTGATCGGCGCCGCGGGGGACGCGGTGGGGACGGCCTCCGGTACCGCGCTGGCGCTGCTGGTGCTCGTGCTGGTGCTGTTCCGCCTGGCGGTGGGCACGCCGTCGATCATCGCCTATTTCGACGGGCGCCCGGATCGCAGCGTCTTCGCCCTGAGCGCGGTGGGCCTGCTGGCGACGCTGGTGGTCGGCGGCATGCTGACCGGTGGCCTGATGGCCGGGGTCGGGCTGGAAGGCTACCGCCAGGCCCTGGCCGAATCGCTGCGCACCCATCTTCTGCTGGCCGAAGCCGAACTCCGTGAGGCGGGCCGCATTACCGACGAGGCACACCGGCGTGCCGAGGCCGGGGTGCCGGACTGGTTCGTGGTGCCGGATGCGGTGGCCGGCGGACGCGGTGCCAGCGTGGCGGTGCGGATCGAGCCGCCGGCTGCATCGGCATCGCGCGCAGGGGGGCTGCGCTTGCCGCTCTCGGACCGGGATGGCATCTCGCTGGCGATGCGGGGCGGCTGGTTGATCGAGGGGCGCCGTGCGCTCAACGGCGGGCGCGGGGATCTGGTGGTGGAGATGCCGTTTTCGGCCTTCGACCTGCTCGCCGAGCGTGTGGCCGCGCTTGGGCGCAGTGGCGAGCTGGTGGTTTGCGGGCGGCAGGCTGCGGGTGGTGCCGAACAGTGCTTCCCGACCCGGCGCATCGTCCATGCCTTCGAGCGCGACCTGGTTCAGGCACGCAAGGCGGAGCCCACGCCGATGGCGCGCGCGCTGGGCGGAGAGAGCGGAGTCTCGGAGGTCCGCGACTACCGCCAGCATCGGGTGATGGCCGCCTATGCGCCGCTGACCGGCAAGGTGGCGGCGGTGCTGAAGGTGGACGTGGTCGAGCTGCAGGCGCCCCTGCGCCAGGCGCTGTGGGCGGGCGTGGTGCTGGTGGCGGTGGTGGCGCTGCTGGGCGGTGCGGTGGTGTATCGCCATGTGCGCCCCTTGATCCTGCGCCTGAGCCGCACCGAGCGCGCGCTCAACCGCGCCCAGGCCGTGGCCCAGGTGGGCAGCTGGTACGCCAATGCGCGCAGCCGGCGGATCGTGTGGTCGGACGAGACCTACCGCATCTTCGCCGTTCCGCCAGGCACGCAGATCAGCCACGACGTGTTCATGCAGGCGGTGCATCCGGACGACCGCGCCCGGGTGGATGCGGCCTGGCAGCGCGCGCTGGGCGGCGCACCCTACGATATCGAGCACCGCATCCTCGCCGGCGGGCAGGTGCGCTGGGTGCGCGAGCGCGCCGAACTGGCCTTCGACGCCAGCGGCGCGATGGTCGGCGCGACCGGCACGGTCGAGGACGTCACCGAGCGCAAGGCGCGCGAGGCGGAGCTGCTGGGTTCCCGCCAGAAGCTGCGCGATCTCGCGGCCTACCACGAGAAGCTGCGCGAGGAGGAGCGCACCCACATCGCGCGCGAGATCCACGACGAGCTCGGCCAGCACCTGACCGCCCTGCGCATGGACGCTGCGCTGCTGCAGCTGAACTACGGCGAGGGCAACCCCGGCCTGGCGCAGAAGGTCAGCGCGATGAAGAAGCTGATCGACCGGACCATCAAGGTGGTGCGCGGGGTGGCCAGCAGCCTGCGTCCGGCCGCGCTCGATCTCGGCCTGGCGTCTGCGGCCGAATGGCTGGTCGGCGAGTTCCGCGCGCGCAGCGGGGTGGAGTGCACGCTCGAACTTCCCGGGCATGAGCCTGCGCTGGACGACGCGCGCGCCACCGTGGTGTTCCGCATCCTGCAGGAATCGCTCACCAACATCACCCGCCACGCGGCCGCCAGCAGGGTGGACATCCGCATCGCCGAGCTGGACGGCCGCCTGCGCCTGGAAGTGCGTGACGACGGTGTCGGCTTCGACCCGGCCGAGGTGCGTGAGCGCAAGACCTTCGGGCTGATGGGTATCCGCGAGCGTGCGATGATGTTCGGCGGCAGCGCCAGCTTCATCAGCCGTCCCGGCGAGGGAACCAGGCTGCAGGTGGAGATGCCCTTGGGTGAAGACCATTCCCGGAGTGACCGATGA
- a CDS encoding Lrp/AsnC ligand binding domain-containing protein, with protein MDRIDLRILAELQADARLSVVELSRRVGLTKTPCAERIRRLEKTGVIRGYHAELDPEAMGSGHIVIVQVLLTSTTAHDLRRFNEAVMRIPEIQSCHMIAGDFDYLLKVRTRDIHEYRQVMGEKISELPCVKQTHTYVVMENVKDGALVPVPAAPRPAV; from the coding sequence ATGGACCGGATCGATTTGAGAATACTCGCGGAGCTGCAGGCCGATGCCCGCCTGTCGGTGGTGGAATTGTCGCGCCGCGTCGGGCTGACCAAGACGCCGTGCGCCGAGCGCATCCGCCGCCTGGAGAAGACCGGGGTGATCCGCGGCTACCACGCCGAGCTCGACCCCGAGGCGATGGGGTCCGGGCACATCGTCATCGTGCAGGTGCTGCTCACCAGCACCACCGCCCACGACCTGCGCCGCTTCAACGAGGCGGTGATGCGCATCCCCGAGATCCAGTCCTGCCACATGATCGCGGGGGATTTCGACTACCTGCTCAAGGTACGCACGCGCGACATCCACGAGTATCGCCAGGTGATGGGGGAGAAGATCTCCGAACTGCCCTGCGTGAAGCAGACCCACACCTACGTGGTCATGGAGAACGTCAAGGACGGCGCCCTGGTGCCGGTGCCGGCCGCGCCGCGTCCGGCGGTGTGA
- a CDS encoding HPF/RaiA family ribosome-associated protein, whose translation MRIDLRCDGVEPSPGLKDYVAKRMRFAIGRFRDHIQWARVKLADVNGPRGGTDKRCVVQLRLRNLPDVIFTITEIEVRTAVDRAADRVARVLASRLDRQRHGMRVQPAALAGA comes from the coding sequence ATGCGTATCGATCTGCGGTGTGACGGTGTCGAGCCCAGCCCCGGGCTCAAGGACTACGTGGCCAAGCGGATGCGTTTCGCCATCGGTCGCTTTCGCGACCATATCCAGTGGGCGCGCGTGAAGCTGGCGGATGTGAACGGGCCGCGCGGCGGCACGGACAAGCGTTGCGTGGTACAACTGCGCCTGCGCAACCTGCCGGACGTGATCTTCACGATCACCGAAATCGAGGTGCGCACCGCGGTGGATCGCGCCGCAGACCGCGTGGCGCGCGTGCTGGCGAGCAGGCTGGACCGCCAGCGTCACGGCATGCGGGTGCAGCCGGCGGCGCTGGCCGGCGCCTGA
- a CDS encoding response regulator yields the protein MIRILIADDHAIVRQGVRQVLAFAPDLEVVDEARDGWEVVERLRAGGIDLLITDMSMPGPHGVDLVKRVKDEHPRLPVLVLTMHGEAQVTARVLKAGATGYLTKDSEPEVLIEAARKVAGGGRHIDPTLAEKLVFETSLAGEQRPHERLSNREYEVLVRIAQGESLNDIAEALHISAKTISTHKARLMQKLNLHSTAELVRYALQNGLSG from the coding sequence ATGATCCGCATTCTGATTGCCGACGACCACGCGATCGTGCGCCAGGGCGTGCGCCAGGTGCTGGCCTTCGCCCCGGACCTGGAGGTGGTGGACGAGGCGCGGGACGGATGGGAAGTGGTCGAGCGGCTGCGCGCAGGCGGAATCGACCTGCTCATCACCGACATGAGCATGCCGGGGCCTCACGGCGTGGATCTGGTCAAGCGGGTCAAGGACGAGCACCCGAGGCTTCCGGTGCTGGTGCTGACCATGCACGGCGAAGCGCAGGTGACCGCGCGCGTGCTGAAGGCCGGGGCCACCGGCTATCTCACCAAGGACAGCGAGCCCGAGGTGTTGATCGAGGCCGCGCGCAAGGTGGCCGGAGGCGGGCGGCACATCGATCCGACACTGGCCGAGAAGCTGGTCTTCGAGACTTCGCTGGCCGGCGAGCAGCGTCCGCACGAGCGCCTGTCGAATCGCGAGTACGAAGTGCTGGTGCGCATCGCCCAGGGCGAAAGCCTGAACGACATCGCGGAGGCCCTGCACATCTCGGCCAAGACCATCAGCACGCACAAGGCCCGCCTGATGCAGAAGCTCAACCTGCACTCCACCGCCGAACTGGTGCGCTATGCCCTGCAGAACGGCCTGAGCGGCTGA
- the nhaR gene encoding transcriptional activator NhaR, with the protein MINFKQLHHFWSVARAGGVVRASERSGLAPQTLSGQIATLEASLGVTLFRRHGRRLVLTETGEMVLTYADEIFRLGNELETALSSRSTGHVLPFRVGVADVVPKAIAWVLLAPSLSLPEQVRIVCREDKLDRLLGDLAIHKLDVVLADSPLPPQMDVRGYSHKLAESSVSLFATERLSESLKGDFPGCLHGAPLLLPGTEAAVRAPMLHWLEDRRIRPRVVGEFDDSALMTAFGEAGAGVFLAPTLLAEQICRQHGVRLIGEAPEVTEAFYAISVERRLTHPAIRAVSRARETDGLTTRAPNESARAAPAEGAAAAQPAVRRPRASTARRTPAKRDD; encoded by the coding sequence ATGATCAACTTCAAGCAACTCCACCACTTCTGGAGCGTGGCACGCGCAGGCGGCGTGGTACGGGCGAGCGAACGCTCGGGGCTGGCGCCGCAGACGCTGTCGGGACAGATCGCCACGCTGGAAGCCAGCCTGGGCGTCACCCTGTTCCGCCGCCACGGGCGCCGCCTGGTGCTGACCGAGACCGGCGAGATGGTGCTGACCTATGCCGACGAGATCTTCCGCCTCGGCAACGAGCTGGAGACCGCACTGAGCAGCCGCTCGACCGGCCATGTCCTGCCGTTCCGGGTCGGCGTGGCGGACGTGGTGCCGAAGGCCATCGCCTGGGTGCTGCTGGCGCCCTCGCTGTCCCTGCCGGAGCAGGTGCGCATCGTCTGCCGCGAGGACAAGCTCGACCGCCTGCTCGGCGATCTGGCGATCCACAAGCTCGATGTGGTGCTGGCCGACAGCCCGTTGCCGCCCCAGATGGACGTGCGCGGCTACAGCCACAAGCTGGCCGAGTCCTCGGTCAGCCTGTTCGCCACGGAGAGACTGTCGGAATCGCTGAAGGGAGACTTCCCGGGCTGCCTGCACGGTGCGCCGTTGCTGCTGCCGGGCACCGAGGCGGCGGTACGCGCGCCCATGCTGCACTGGCTCGAGGATCGCCGCATCCGCCCCCGGGTCGTGGGAGAATTCGACGACAGCGCGCTGATGACCGCCTTCGGGGAGGCCGGTGCCGGCGTCTTCCTGGCCCCCACCCTGCTGGCCGAGCAGATCTGCCGGCAGCACGGCGTCCGCCTCATCGGCGAAGCACCCGAGGTTACCGAAGCCTTCTATGCGATCTCGGTCGAGCGCCGCCTCACCCACCCCGCGATCCGTGCAGTGAGCCGGGCGCGGGAGACCGACGGGCTCACCACTCGGGCGCCCAATGAGTCCGCAAGGGCGGCGCCGGCCGAGGGCGCGGCAGCAGCGCAGCCGGCAGTCCGGCGCCCGCGTGCATCAACTGCACGCAGGACGCCGGCGAAACGGGACGACTGA
- the queA gene encoding tRNA preQ1(34) S-adenosylmethionine ribosyltransferase-isomerase QueA: MPLTLDDFDYHLPPELIAQAPLPERSASRLLALDEGQPVDLSFTDLPERLRAGDLLVFNDTRVIHARLHGTKDSGGQVEVLVERAVGPHEALAQVRASKSPRAGSRLRLAEAFEVEVLGRVGEFFHLRFPAGEDLFELLERHGKLPLPPYIRRAAGDADESRYQTVFAREPGSVAAPTAGLHFDDALLARLKARGVKLAWLTLHVGAGTFQPVRVDDLGEHQMHAERYVIPAETVAAIAETRAAGGRVIAVGTTSMRALEAAAQDGPLAAGAGETDIFILPGFHFQVVDGLVTNFHLPKSTLLMLVSAFAGMGAIRRAYAHAVAQGYRFFSYGDAMFLTRNPDAEHDAV, from the coding sequence ATGCCCCTGACCCTCGACGACTTCGACTACCACCTGCCGCCCGAGCTGATCGCCCAGGCGCCGCTGCCCGAACGCAGCGCCAGCCGCCTGCTGGCACTCGACGAGGGCCAGCCGGTGGACCTCAGCTTCACCGACCTGCCCGAGCGCCTGCGCGCCGGCGACCTGCTGGTGTTCAACGACACCCGCGTGATCCACGCCCGCCTGCACGGCACCAAGGACAGCGGCGGCCAGGTCGAGGTGCTGGTCGAACGCGCGGTCGGCCCGCACGAAGCGCTCGCCCAGGTACGTGCCAGCAAGAGTCCACGCGCCGGCAGCCGGCTGCGCCTGGCCGAAGCCTTCGAAGTCGAGGTGCTGGGCCGCGTCGGCGAGTTCTTCCACCTGCGCTTTCCGGCCGGCGAGGATCTCTTCGAGCTGCTCGAGCGCCACGGCAAGCTGCCGCTGCCGCCCTACATCCGCCGCGCGGCGGGCGACGCCGACGAGTCGCGCTACCAGACCGTGTTCGCGCGCGAGCCCGGCTCGGTGGCCGCACCGACCGCCGGCCTGCATTTCGACGACGCCCTGCTCGCCCGCCTCAAGGCCAGGGGCGTGAAGCTCGCCTGGCTGACCCTGCACGTGGGCGCCGGCACTTTCCAGCCGGTGCGCGTGGACGACCTCGGCGAGCACCAGATGCACGCCGAGCGCTACGTGATCCCGGCCGAGACCGTGGCCGCCATCGCCGAGACGCGTGCAGCCGGCGGCCGCGTCATCGCGGTGGGCACCACCAGCATGCGCGCGCTGGAGGCGGCGGCCCAGGACGGCCCGCTGGCCGCCGGCGCCGGCGAGACCGACATCTTCATCCTGCCCGGCTTCCACTTCCAGGTGGTCGACGGCCTGGTCACCAACTTCCACCTGCCGAAGTCCACCCTGCTGATGCTGGTCTCGGCCTTCGCCGGCATGGGCGCCATCCGCCGCGCCTATGCGCATGCGGTGGCGCAGGGCTACCGCTTCTTCAGCTATGGCGACGCCATGTTCCTGACCCGCAACCCGGACGCCGAACACGATGCAGTTTGA